The Rattus rattus isolate New Zealand chromosome X, Rrattus_CSIRO_v1, whole genome shotgun sequence genome has a window encoding:
- the Flna gene encoding LOW QUALITY PROTEIN: filamin-A (The sequence of the model RefSeq protein was modified relative to this genomic sequence to represent the inferred CDS: inserted 4 bases in 4 codons; substituted 1 base at 1 genomic stop codon): MSSSHSRSGQSAAGASPAGGIDTRDAEMPATEKDLAEDAPWKKIQQNTFTRWCNEHLKCVSKRIANLQTDLSDGLRLIALLEVLSQKKMHRKHNQRPTFRQMQLENVSVALEFLDRESIKLVSIDSKAIVDGNLKLILGLIWTLILHYSISMPMWDEEEDEEAKKQTPKQRLLGWIQNKLPQLPITNFSRDWQSGRALGALVDSCAPGLCPDWDSWDASKPVNNAREAMQQADDWLGIPQVITPEEIVDPNVDEHSVMTYLSQFPKAKLKPGAPLRPKLNPKKARAYGPGIEPTGNMVKKRAEFTVETRSAGQGEVLVYVEDPAGHQEEAKVTANNDKNRTFSVWYVPEVTGTHKVTVLFAGQHIAKSPFEVYVDKSQGDASKVTAQGPGLEPSGNIANKTTYFEIFTAGAGIGEVEVVIQDPTGQKGTVEPQLEARGDSTYRCSYQPTMEGVHTVHVTFAGVPIPRSPYTVTVGQACNPAACRAVGRGLQPKGVRVKETADFKVYTKGAGSGELKVTVKGPKGEERVKQKDLGDGVYGFEYYPTIPGTYTVTITWGGQNIGRSPFEVKVGTECGNQKVRAWGPGLEGGIVGKSADFVVEAIGDDVGTLGFSVEGPSQAKIECDDKGDGSCDVRYWPQEAGEYAVHVLCNSEDIRLSPFMADIREAPQDFHPDRVKARAWIEKTGVAINKPAEFTVDAKHAGKXPLRVQVQDNEGHSVETTVKDNGNGTYSCSYVPRKPVKHTAMVSWGGVSIPNSPFRVNVGAGSHPNKVKVYGPGVAKTGLKAHEPTYFTVDCTEAGQGDVSIGIKCAPGVVGPTEADIDFDIIRNDNDTFTVKYTPCGAGSYTIMVLFADQATPTSPIRVKVEPSHDASKVKAEGPGLNRTGVELGKPTHFTVNAKTAGKGKLDVQFSGLAKGDAVRDVDIIDHHDNTYTVKYTPVQQGPVGVSVTYGGDHIPXSPFSVGVSPSXDLSKIKVSGLVDKVDVGKDQEFTVKSKGAGGQGKVASKIVSPSGVAVPCKVEPGXGADNSVGTFCAPCEEGPYEVEVTYDGVPVPGSPFPVEAVAPTKPSKVKAFGPGLQGGNAGSPARFTIDTKGAGTGGLGLTVEGPCEAQLECLDNGDGTCSVSYVPTEPGDYNINILFADTHIPGSPFKAHVVPCFDASKVKCSGPGLERATAGEVGQFQVDCSSAGSAELTIEICSEAGLPAEVYIQDHGDGTHTITYIPLCPGAYTVTIKYGGQPVPNFPSKLQVEPAVDTSGVQCYGPGIEGQGVFREATTEFSVDARALTQTGGPHVKARVANPSGNLTDTYVQDCGDGTYKVEYTPYEEGVHSVDVTYDGSPVPSSPFQVPVTEGCDPSRVRVHGPGIQSGTTNKPNKFTVETRGAGTGGLGLAVEGPSEAKMSCMDNKDGSCSVEYIPYEAGTYSLNVTYGGHQVPGSPFKVPVHDVTDASKVKCSGPGLSPGMVRANLPQSFQVDTSKAGVAPLQVKVQGPKGLVEPVDVVDNADGTQTVNYVPSREGSYSISVLYGEEEVPRSPFKVKVLPTHDASKVKASGPGLNTTGVPASLPVEFTIDAKDAGEGLLAVQITDPEGKPKKTHIQDNHDGTYTVAYVPDVTGRYTILIKYGGDEIPFSPYRVRAVPTGDASKCTVTVSIGGHGLGAGIGPTIQIGEETVITVDTKAAGKGKVTCTVCTPDGSEVDVDVVENEDGTFDIFYTAPQPGKYVICVRFGGEHVPNSPFQVTALAGDQPTVQTPLRPQQLPSQYTYPQGSQQTWIPERPMVGVNGLDVTSLRPFDLVIPFTIKKGEITGEVRMPSGKVAQPSITDNKDGTVTVRYSPSEAGLHEMDIRYDNMHIPGSPLQFYVDYVNCGHITAYGPGLTHGVVNKPATFTVNTKDAGEGKEKLXGALSLAIEGPSKAEISCTDNQDGTCSVSYLPVLPGDYSILVKYNDQHIPGSPFTARVTGDDSMRMSHLKVGSAADIPINISETDLSLLTATVVPPSGREEPCLLKRLRNGHVGISFVPKETGEHLVHVKKNGQHVASSPIPVVISQSEIGDASRVRVSGQGLHEGHTFEPAEFIIDTRDAGYGGLSLSIEGPSKVDINTEDLEDGTCRVTYCPTEPGNYIINIKFADQHVPGSPFSVKVTGEGRVKESITRRRRAPSVANVGSHCDLSLKIPEISIQDMTAQVTSPSGKTHEAEIVEGENHTYCIRFVPAEMGMHTVSVKYKGQHVPGSPFQFTVGPLGEGGAHKVRAGGPGLERAEAGVPAEFGIWTREAGAGGLAIAVEGPSKAEISFEDRKDGSCGVAYVVQEPGDYEVSVKFNEEHIPDSPFVVPVASPSGDARRLTVSSLQESGLKVNQPASFAVSLNGAKGAIDAKVHSPSGALEECYVTEIDQDKYAVRFIPRENGVYLIDVKFNGTHIPGSPFKIRVGEPGHGGDPGLVSAYGAGLEGGVTGSPAEFIVNTSNAGAGALSVTIDGPSKVKMDCQECPEGYRVTYTPMAPGSYLISIKYGGPYHIGGSPFKAKVTGPRLVSNHSLHETSSVFVDSLTKVATVPQHATSGPGPADVSKVVAKGLGLSKAYVGQKSNFTVDCSKAGNNMLLVGVHGPRTPCEEILVKHMGSRLYSVSYLLKDKGEYTLVVKWGDEHIPGSPYRIMVP, translated from the exons ATGAGTAGCTCTCACTCCCGCTCCGGCCAGAGTGCGGCAGGCGCGTCTCCGGCAGGCGGTATTGATACACGGGACGCTGAGATGCCGGCTACCGAAAAAGACCTAGCAGAAGATGCACCATGGAAGAAGATCCAGCAGAACACATTTACCCGCTGGTGCAATGAGCACCTTAAGTGCGTGAGCAAGCGCATCGCCAATCTGCAGACGGACCTGAGCGATGGATTGCGGCTCATCGCGCTGCTTGAGGTACTCAGCCAGAAGAAGATGCACCGCAAGCACAACCAACGACCCACTTTCCGCCAGATGCAGCTGGAAAATGTGTCGGTGGCGCTTGAATTCCTGGACCGTGAGAGCATCAAGCTCGTGTCCATAG ACAGCAAGGCCATTGTGGATGGGAATCTGAAACTGATCTTAGGACTCATCTGGACCCTGATCCTGCACTACTCCATCTCGATGCCCATgtgggatgaggaagaggatgaggaggccAAGAAGCAAACACCCAAACAGAGGCTTCTAGGCTGGATTCAGAACAAGCTACCACAGCTGCCCATTACCAACTTCAGTCGAGACTGGCAGAGTGGCCGGGCCCTGGGTGCACTTGTTGATAGCTGTGCCCCAG GCCTATGTCCTGACTGGGACTCCTGGGATGCTAGTAAGCCTGTGAACAATGCACGGGAAGCCATGCAGCAGGCTGACGACTGGCTGGGCATTCCTCAG gtgattaccccagaagaaATTGTGGACCCCAACGTAGATGAGCATTCTGTTATGACTTAcctgtctcagtttcccaagGCCAAACTGAAGCCAGGGGCTCCTCTTCGGCCCAAACTGAACCCAAAGAAAGCCCGAGCCTATGGGCCAG GCATCGAGCCCACAGGCAATATGGTGAAGAAGAGAGCAGAATTCACTGTGGAGACCCGAAGTGCAGGACAGGGAGAGGTGCTGGTATATGTGGAGGACCCAGCTGGACACCAGGAAGAG GCAAAAGTGACTGCCAATAACGACAAGAACCGTACTTTCTCTGTCTGGTATGTCCCTGAAGTAACAGGAACTCATAAG GTGACTGTGCTCTTTGCTGGCCAACATATTGCCAAGAGCCCCTTTGAGGTGTATGTGGACAAGTCACAGGGTGATGCCAGCAAAGTGACTGCCCAGGGCCCTGGTCTGGAGCCCAGCGGCAATATCGCCAACAAGACTACCTACTTTGAGATCTTCACTGCAG GAGCTGGCATAGGCGAGGTGGAAGTTGTCATCCAGGACCCTACAGGACAGAAAGGCACAGTGGAACCTCAGCTGGAGGCCAGGGGTGACAGCACCTATCGCTGTAGCTATCAGCCTACCATGGAGGGTGTCCATACAGTACATGTCACCTTCGCTGGTGTTCCCATCCCTCGCAGCCCCTACACTGTCACTGTTGGTCAAG CTTGTAACCCAGCTGCCTGCCGGGCTGTTGGTAGAGGCCTCCAGCCTAAGGGTGTGCGAGTGAAGGAAACAGCTGACTTCAAGGTGTACACAAAAGGCGCTGGCAGTGGGGAGCTAAAGGTCACTGTAAAGGGTCCCA AGGGTGAAGAGCGTGTAAAGCAGAAGGACTTAGGGGATGGTGTGTATGGCTTTGAATATTACCCCACAATCCCTGGCACATACACTGTCACCATCACATGGGGTGGCCAGAACATTGGCCGCAG TCCGTTCGAGGTGAAGGTAGGCACTGAGTGTGGCAATCAGAAGGTTCGGGCATGGGGTCCTGGTCTGGAAGGTGGCATTGTTGGCAAGTCAGCAGACTTCGTAGTAGAGGCCATTGGTGATGATGTGGGCACCTTGG GTTTCTCTGTGGAAGGTCCATCACAGGCAAAGATTGAATGTGACGACAAGGGTGATGGCTCTTGTGATGTGCGCTATTGGCCCCAGGAGGCTGGCGAGTATGCTGTTCATGTGCTATGTAACAGTGAGGATATCCGGCTCAGTCCCTTCATGGCTGACATCCGTGAGGCACCTCAGGATTTTCACCCAGACCGG GTGAAGGCACGGGCCTGGATTGAGAAGACTGGTGTAGCTATCAACAAGCCAGCAGAATTCACAGTTGATGCCAAGCATGCTGGGA GCCCTCTTCGAGTTCAAGTTCAG GATAATGAAGGACACTCTGTGGAGACAACAGTCAAGGACAATGGCAATGGTACTTACAGCTGTTCTTATGTGCCCAGAAAGCCAGTGAAGCACACAGCCATGGTTTCTTGGGGAGGTGTCAGCATCCCCAATAGTCCTTTCCGG GTGAATGTGGGAGCTGGCAGCCACCCAAACAAAGTCAAGGTGTATGGTCCAGGAGTGGCCAAGACTGGGCTCAAGGCCCATGAACCTACCTACTTTACTGTGGATTGTACTGAGGCGGGCCAGG GAGATGTCAGCATTGGTATCAAGTGTGCCCCTGGAGTAGTGGGCCCCACTGAGGCTGATATTGACTTTGATATCATCCGTAATGACAATGACACCTTCACTGTGAAATACACACCCTGTGGGGCTGGCAGCTATACCATCATGGTTCTTTTTGCTGACCAG GCCACACCCACCAGCCCCATCAGAGTCAAAGTGGAGCCTTCTCATGATGCCAGTAAAGTGAAGGCTGAGGGTCCTGGCCTAAATCGCACTG GTGTTGAGCTTGGCAAACCCACCCATTTCACAGTCAATGCTAAAACTGCTGGAAAAGGCAAGCTGGATGTTCAGTTCTCAGGACTGGCTAAGGGAGATGCAGTGCGAGATGTGGACATCATTGACCACCATGATAATACCTACACCGTAAAGTATACTCCTGTGCAGCAG GGCCCAGTAGGTGTCAGTGTCACTTATGGAGGAGATCACATAC AGAGTCCATTTTCAGTGGGAGTATCTCCAA CTGATCTCAGCAAGATTAAGGTGTCTGGCCTTGTTGACA AAGTGGATGTTGGCAAAGATCAAGAGTTCACAGTAAAGTCAAAGGGTGCAGGTGGTCAAGGCAAAGTAGCATCCAAGATTGTGAGTCCCTCGGGTGTAGCAGTGCCCTGCAAGGTAGAGCCAG CTGGAGCTGACAACAGTGTGGGTACGTTTTGTGCCCCCTGTGAAGAGGGGCCTTATGAGGTGGAAGTGACCTATGATGGTGTGCCTGTACCTGGCAGTCCCTTTCCAGTAGAAGCTGTGGCCCCCACCAAACCCAGCAAG gtGAAGGCATTTGGACCAGGGCTGCAGGGGGGCAATGCAGGCTCCCCTGCCCGCTTCACCATTGATACAAAGGGAGCTGGCACTGGTGGCCTTGGCCTGACAGTGGAAGGCCCCTGCGAAGCACAGCTTGAATGCCTGGACAATGGGGACGGTACATGCTCTGTGTCTTATGTGCCCACTGAGCCTGGGGACTACAACATCAACATCCTTTTTGCTGACACCCACATTCCTGGATCCCCATTCAAGGCCCATGTGGTTCCTTGTTTTGATGCATCCAAGGTGAAGTGCTCAGGCCCTGGGCTGGAGCGGGCTACTGCTGGTGAGGTAGGGCAGTTCCAAGTAGACTGCTCAAGTGCTGGCAGTGCCGAGTTGACGATTGAGATCTGCTCTGAGGCAGGACTGCCAGCTGAAGTATACATTCAGGACCATGGTGATGGCACACACACCATTACCTATATTCCTCTTTGTCCTGGGGCTTACACTGTTACCATCAAGTATGGTGGCCAGCCTGTGCCCAACTTCCCCAGCAAGCTACAGGTGGAGCCTGCTGTAGATACCTCAGGCGTACAGTGCTATGGGCCTGGGATTGAAGGTCAAG GTGTCTTCCGAGAGGCAACCACTGAGTTCAGTGTAGATGCCCGGGCTCTTACACAGACTGGAGGGCCACATGTCAAGGCCCGTGTGGCCAACCCCTCAGGCAATCTGACAGATACCTATGTGCAAGACTGTGGTGATGGCACATACAAAGTGGAATATACTCCATATGAGGAAG GAGTACACTCTGTGGATGTGACTTATGATGGCAGCCCTGTACCCAGCAGCCCCTTCCAGGTGCCTGTAACAGAGGGCTGTGACCCCTCCCGGGTGCGTGTCCATGGGCCAGGCATCCAAAGTGGTACCACCAACAAACCCAACAAGTTCACAGTAGAGACTAG GGGAGCTGGCACAGGTGGCCTGGGCTTGGCTGTTGAGGGTCCCTCAGAGGCCAAGATGTCTTGTATGGATAATAAAGATGGCAGCTGCTCGGTAGAATACATTCCCTATGAAGCTGGAACCTATAGCCTTAACGTCACTTATGGTGGTCACCAAGTGCCAG GTAGCCCCTTCAAGGTTCCTGTACATGATGTGACAGATGCATCTAAAGTCAAGTGTTCTGGACCTGGCTTAAGCCCAGGCATGGTCCGTGCCAACCTCCCTCAGTCCTTTCAGGTTGACACAAGCAAAGCCGGAGTTGCCCCACTGCAGGTCAAAGTGCAGGGACCCAAAG GCCTGGTGGAGCCAGTGGATGTAGTGGACAATGCTGATGGTACTCAGACTGTCAACTATGTGCCCAGCCGAGAAGGGTCCTATAGCATTTCTGTGCTATATGGTGAAGAAGAAGTGCCACGGAG CCCCTTCAAGGTCAAGGTGCTGCCCACGCATGATGCCAGTAAGGTGAAGGCCAGTGGACCTGGACTCAACACCACTGGTgtgcctgccagcctgcctgtGGAGTTCACCATTGATGCCAAGGATGCTGGGGAGGGTCTGTTGGCTGTCCAGATTACG GACCCTGAAGGCAAGCCCAAGAAGACACACATCCAAGATAATCATGATGGCACATACACAGTGGCCTATGTGCCAGATGTGACAGGCCGGTACACAATCCTCATCAAGTATGGTGGTGATGAGATCCCCTTTTCCCCATACCGTGTCCGGGCTGTGCCCACTGGGGATGCCAGCAAGTGCACAGTCACAG TGTCAATCGGAGGTCACGGGCTAG GTGCTGGCATTGGCCCCACCATCCAGATTGGAGAGGAGACAGTGATTACTGTGGACACAAAAGCAGCAGGCAAAGGCAAAGTGACTTGCACAGTGTGCACACctgatggctcagaggtagatGTGGACGTGGTGGAGAATGAGGATGGCACCTTTGACATCTTCTACACAGCCCCGCAACCGGGCAAATATGTCATCTGTGTGCGCTTCGGTGGCGAGCATGTGCCCAACAGCCCCTTCCAAGTTACA GCtttagctggggaccaaccaACAGTGCAGACCCCATTAAGGCCTCAGCAGCTGCCTTCACAGTATACCTATCCTCAGGGTAGCCAGCAAACATGG ATTCCAGAGAGGCCCATGGTGGGTGTTAATGGACTGGATGTGACCAGCCTGAGGCCCTTTGATCTTGTCATCCCCTTCACTATCAAGAAGGGTGAGATCACTG GGGAAGTTCGAATGCCCTCTGGCAAGGTGGCCCAGCCTTCTATCACTGACAACAAAGATGGCACTGTTACTGTGCGTTACTCACCCAGTGAAGCTGGCCTGCATGAAATGGACATTCGCTATGACAATATGCATATCCCAG GAAGCCCTCTGCAGTTCTATGTCGATTATGTCAACTGTGGTCACATCACTGCCTATGGTCCTGGCCTTACCCATGGAGTGGTCAACAAACCTGCCACCTTCACTGTCAACACCAAGGATGCAGGAGAAGGTAAGGAGAAGCTCTAG GGGGCTTTGTCTCTGGCCATTGAGGGTCCATCTAAAGCAGAAATCAGCTGCACTGACAACCAGGATGGGACATGCAGTGTCTCTTACCTGCCTGTGCTGCCTGGTGACTACAGCATCCTAGTCAAGTACAATGATCAGCACATCCCAGGCAGCCCCTTCACTGCCAGAGTAACAG GTGATGATTCCATGCGTATGTCCCACCTAAAGGTGGGTTCTGCTGCTGATATCCCCATCAACATCTCAGAAACAGACCTCAGCCTACTCACAGCCACTGTGGTGCCACCTTCAGGTCGAGAGGAACCCTGTCTGCTGAAACGGTTGCGTAATGGCCACGTGG GGATTTCCTTCGTGCCCAAGGAGACAGGGGAGCACCTGGTACACGTGAAGAAGAATGGCCAGCATGTGGCAAGCAGTCCCATCCCAGTAGTGATCAGCCAGTCGGAGATAGGTGATGCCAGCCGTGTAAGGGTCTCTGGTCAAGGCCTCCATGAAGGCCATACCTTTGAGCCTGCAGAGTTTATTATTGACACCAGAGATGCAG GCTATGGTGGGCTCAGTCTGTCCATTGAGGGCCCTAGCAAAGTAGACATCAACACAGAGGACCTGGAGGACGGCACATGCAGGGTCACCTACTGTCCCACAGAGCCTGGAAACTACATTATAAACATCAAATTTGCTGACCAACATGTGCCTG GCAGTCCTTTTTCTGTGAAGGTGACAGGTGAGGGCCGGGTAAAAGAGAGTATCACACGCAGGCGACGTGCCCCTTCTGTGGCCAATGTTGGCAGTCATTGTGACCTCAGCTTGAAGATTCCTG AAATTAGCATCCAAGATATGACAGCCCAGGTGACCAGCCCATCAGGCAAGACCCATGAGGCAGAgattgtagaaggagagaaccatacTTACTGTATCCGATTTGTGCCTGCTGAGATGGGGATGCATACAGTCAGTGTCAAGTACAAGGGCCAGCATGTACCTGGGAGCCCCTTCCAGTTCACTGTGGGAcctctgggggaagggggtgctcaCAAGGTCCGTGCTGGAGGCCCTGGCCTAGAGAGGGCTGAAGCTGGAGTACCAG CGGAATTCGGCATTTGGACTAGGGAAGCTGGCGCTGGAGGCCTGGCCATTGCTGTTGAAGGCCCTAGCAAGGCTGAGATCTCTTTTGAGGACCGAAAGGATGGCTCTTGTGGTGTGGCCTACGTAGTTCAGGAGCCAG GTGACTATGAGGTCTCAGTCAAGTTCAACGAGGAACACATACCTGATAGCCCCTTCGTGGTGCCTGTGGCTTCTCCGTCTGGTGACGCCCGCCGCCTTACTGTTTCTAGTCTTCAG GAGTCAGGGTTAAAGGTCAACCAGCCAGCATCTTTTGCAGTCAGCCTGAATGGAGCCAAAGGGGCAATTGATGCCAAGGTGCATAGCCCCTCAGGAGCTCTGGAGGAGTGCTATGTCACAGAGATTGACCAAG ATAAGTATGCTGTGCGTTTCATCCCACGAGAGAATGGCGTCTACTTGATCGATGTCAAGTTCAATGGTACTCACATCCCTGGAAGTCCCTTCAAGATTCGAGTTGGGGAGCCTGGTCATGGAGGGGACCCAGGCTTAGTATCCGCCTATGGAGCAGGCCTGGAAGGTGGTGTCACAG GGAGCCCAGCTGAGTTTATTGTGAACACAAGCAATGCAGGAGCTGGTGCCCTTTCGGTTACCATTGATGGCCCCTCCAAGGTGAAGATGGATTGCCAGGAGTGCCCTGAGGGCTACCGTGTCACCTATACCCCCATGGCACCTGGCAGCTACCTCATCTCCATCAAGTATGGTGGCCCCTATCACATTGGGGGAAGCCCCTTCAAAGCCAAGGTCACAG GTCCCCGTCTTGTTAGCAACCACAGCCTCCATGAGACATCATCTGTGTTTGTGGACTCTCTGACTAAAGTTGCTACTGTTCCCCAGCATGCAACCTCAGGCCCAGGTCCTGCTGATGTCAGCAAGGTAGTAGCCAAAGGCCTGGGGCTAAGCAAAGCTTATGTAGGCCAGAAGAGCAACTTCACAGTTGATTGCAGCAAAGCAG GTAACAACATGTTGCTGGTGGGCGTGCATGGCCCAAGGACACCCTGTGAAGAGATCCTGGTGAAACACATGGGCAGTCGCCTCTATAGTGTCTCCTACCTGCTCAAAGACAAAGGGGAATACACATTGGTGGTCAAGTGGGGTGATGAGCATATCCCAGGCAGCCCATACCGCATTATGGTGCCCTGA